GACCCGGCCCAAACCTtgtcagctgctgcagtggTTACATCTGCATCTACCGAAGTCATTAATCTAGCTTCGCGGTGCACCCCTCAGGTTAAACAGACTGACAATAACATAACAGTAAGCTGGAAGGGAGCAGGCCCGACACACAGGAGGTgaaataatggaaataaaaacaaggtttacTTAATGACTGAAAAGGTCATTTTGAGTCAAATATGGAGGAAACCTGATATCTACATGAAAGGAAGTATTGATCAGAAGGTAACAGCTTACTTAGTCCAGACAGTACAGCTGACACCATGAGGGGAAAAATGGCCGTCTTCACAGTCTTCACAAACTGTATCACTTCTGGTCGTtcctgaaaaaggaaaacagggtCATTCTTTCACAGGCCCAGTTTTCAGACTCCGAACAGACTGATTTAACTTCCTCACCAGCCTCTTTTATGCTCTGTCCGGGTACACAGGATGAATGTTTCTCTGCCCAGCTGCATCCTCCATTAGCCGTCAAACTTCTGCAGAAATATCCACGTAAAGCATCACAAACTGCGTCTGACTTCGCTGTGCACTCCTGCTTGGCAAACAGGCCTTGgcctaaaacagaaaaaccacaaCTGTTGAAATTACAGCTCACGTTTTGCTTAACGTGACTCGACTCTCCACATGACTGTACCTGTGTCACAGAAGACGCAGGGGAAACATGCTCTCAGTCCATTAGGCTGGTTCATGAATGTCCCTGTCGCACAGGGACTGCACTGCGTTCCCGACTCTATCGTGCACTCTCTGCGAACAGTCGTTCCTGTTCACCACAGCACAAAGTTCATGTCAGTACAGTTCACACCGAGACGCTGCAAACAGCAGCCATGGATCAGAAACAGATTAACCGTGCACACGTGCAGGACCCCATCATGACCCGCACAAAGAAACACCACCACAGCTAAAAGTTTGACTCCATTAAACTGCAATTAAActattctgcaggttttttctttgttaatattttctatgttttgagatcaaactttaaaaaatattaaagatcACGTGTTAACAGGACCAGCCTGTCATCACCAGTTCCTCCCCACCGCCAGCATTATGTAACCACAAGACGACGACTATCACGCCTCTTTCCTTCATGGCGCTGGTGGAGCAACCATGGCTGCATGGTAGCTTACCATTAGAGCGACATGGCTGCTGCATCGCTCAGCAAAGGTGGCTGGAACATCGTTTTTCTTGTATTATATATGAAGTCTGGGTAAAATCATGtgaccttttcttttaaagagcTTGTTTTACTAGAAACACTCGATGGGTTTCGCCTCTGCAGCACGTGCTCTCAGCACATGCCTATGATGAACCGCAAATTTCGTACCGGGCTATGAACAGTGAGATGtggaaaactaaacaagaagTGTGTTTTCAATATGAGTAATTTAGCAACCTAAAGCAAGATGAGGTAAGAAACcagttttggtttttatgtgtttgttacAGCTCGAAAGTATTACCCTGCAGTGTGCAGAATCAGCGACGCAACCACAACTtactctcttttgttttttacgtATTGTGAATGTTTATGTGcccctttatatatatatatatatatatatatatgtatgtatatatatatgcatttaaGGAGCACCAAACAGTTTGAGGTGAGTTTCAGTTTATGAAGGAATTATTacataagttattttaaaaagtggcCTAAATGTTTATAATGTGGTTTAAGAGCTGGATGCTTTAGCTAAAGGGGAAATTTTACAGTTTCCTCCAAAGTTTAAAACTTATAAACGCAAACCTAATCCAGACTAGACGAGGCATTCAGTGTAGTCTGGAAACTTGTGTgggaaaaattaaacataacttGATTATTACAGCAATACGAGCTTTAAAAATCAACACTGTGAGGATAGATTGGgcaaaaactttattattaCTTTCTGACACCAGAGGATACAACAGGCCACTGTGGTACCGCTAAGAAAACCGGATTGAGAAAATTCCGACGGCACTTAAACGCAATTTTACAGTAGACAGGATGGGAGGAAGGAAAGGGGGGAAAGGGGGGAAGGTTGGGGAGCGGTACaggtcaataaataaaaacatcaaatgtaTATGAGGCGTTTCTAGTGTCTCGTGTGACAGACATTCATGGCATTgaagagggagggggaggggagTTAGTTTcggttttgatgtttttgtttatttgtttacttcgTACCTTCGTTGCACATCGGGCAGCACTGTCCGTCACTAGATGTGAACTCTTTGGCTCCGCAGCAGAAACCTGA
This region of Melanotaenia boesemani isolate fMelBoe1 chromosome 13, fMelBoe1.pri, whole genome shotgun sequence genomic DNA includes:
- the LOC121652120 gene encoding tumor necrosis factor receptor superfamily member 14-like; amino-acid sequence: MGGRLLVFVCVFGTIVASGFCCGAKEFTSSDGQCCPMCNEGTTVRRECTIESGTQCSPCATGTFMNQPNGLRACFPCVFCDTGQGLFAKQECTAKSDAVCDALRGYFCRSLTANGGCSWAEKHSSCVPGQSIKEAGTTRSDTVCEDCEDGHFSPHGVSCTVWTKCSETQMKKEEGTSSSDVVCGSAPRHHFTLLAPTIGWCFTVFGILKKSLCS